One Paraburkholderia aromaticivorans genomic region harbors:
- the gph gene encoding phosphoglycolate phosphatase (PGP is an essential enzyme in the glycolate salvage pathway in higher organisms (photorespiration in plants). Phosphoglycolate results from the oxidase activity of RubisCO in the Calvin cycle when concentrations of carbon dioxide are low relative to oxygen. This enzyme is a member of the Haloacid Dehalogenase (HAD) superfamily of aspartate-nucleophile hydrolase enzymes (PF00702).) codes for MSDPTSLPQREDNEDALGLCHAVLFDLDGTLADTAPDLAAAVNKMRHDRGLEMVPLEDLRPLASAGARGLIGGAFGIGPDSHEFASMREEFLANYEADLCIETTLFQGIPEMLDELDARGVRWGIVTNKVARLTEPLIAQLGLEERAGCVVSGDTTPHSKPHPAPLLHAARELDVVPERIVYVGDDLRDVQAGFAAGMKTVAAAYGYCGNDIPPTQWHAQHVVQSPAELQRLLRDIG; via the coding sequence ATGAGCGATCCCACGTCCCTGCCCCAACGCGAAGACAACGAAGATGCACTCGGTCTTTGCCATGCCGTCCTGTTCGACCTCGACGGCACGCTAGCCGACACGGCGCCCGACCTCGCGGCGGCCGTCAACAAGATGCGCCACGATCGCGGGCTCGAGATGGTGCCGCTCGAAGATCTGCGCCCGCTTGCGTCCGCCGGCGCGCGCGGGCTGATCGGCGGCGCGTTCGGGATCGGCCCCGATAGTCACGAGTTCGCGTCGATGCGCGAGGAGTTCCTCGCCAACTACGAAGCGGACCTGTGCATCGAGACCACGCTGTTTCAAGGCATTCCTGAGATGCTCGACGAACTGGACGCACGCGGTGTGCGCTGGGGCATCGTCACGAACAAGGTTGCACGGCTCACCGAGCCGCTGATCGCACAACTCGGCCTCGAAGAGCGCGCGGGTTGTGTCGTGAGCGGCGACACCACGCCGCATTCGAAACCGCACCCGGCGCCGTTGCTGCATGCAGCGCGCGAGTTGGACGTCGTGCCGGAGCGCATCGTCTACGTTGGCGATGATCTGCGCGACGTGCAGGCCGGTTTCGCCGCCGGCATGAAAACGGTCGCAGCGGCATACGGCTACTGCGGCAACGATATCCCGCCAACGCAATGGCACGCGCAACACGTCGTCCAATCGCCGGCTGAATTGCAGAGGCTGCTGCGCGACATCGGCTGA
- a CDS encoding COG4315 family predicted lipoprotein gives MRKTLFCLALLALQQSAFAEAPKIVDGRFVNADGMTLYTFDKDTTPGASACTGGCMNYWPAATASASDKPSGDWTVITGADGKPQWAYKGHPLYRYAADKQAGDMKGEGFKDMWHTAKP, from the coding sequence ATGCGCAAGACTCTCTTCTGCCTCGCCCTCCTCGCACTGCAACAAAGCGCTTTCGCCGAAGCGCCGAAAATCGTCGACGGGCGCTTTGTCAACGCAGACGGCATGACGCTCTACACCTTCGACAAGGACACCACGCCCGGCGCAAGCGCCTGCACCGGCGGCTGCATGAACTACTGGCCCGCAGCCACCGCTAGCGCGTCGGACAAACCGTCCGGCGACTGGACCGTGATCACTGGCGCAGACGGCAAGCCGCAATGGGCGTACAAAGGCCATCCGCTCTATCGCTACGCGGCGGACAAGCAGGCGGGAGACATGAAGGGAGAAGGCTTCAAAGACATGTGGCACACGGCAAAGCCTTAA